The Amphiprion ocellaris isolate individual 3 ecotype Okinawa chromosome 6, ASM2253959v1, whole genome shotgun sequence genome contains a region encoding:
- the LOC118470619 gene encoding perforin-1-like, with protein MKLAVFVSLLAIVPFQAEANSCAGKTVEVLVGNGYGLTGDVFKDPDPYVLVTIGDRTQRTKVIHSNSNPSWFQTFKFFSPNSDFMKIEVWDKDSGFAGDDDDRLGTCVEQLTAEGNRFQNIPCTVKHDGTVQLFYKCY; from the exons ATGAAGcttgctgtttttgtctccttGCTGGCGATTGTACCATTCCAGGCCGAAGCTAATTCGTGTGCTGGTAAAACTGTGGAAGTATTGGTGGGAAACGGTTACGGCCTTACAGGAGATGTATTTAAAGATCCAGATCCTTATGTTTTG gtgACAATTGGTGACAGAACCCAAAGGACCAAGGTCATTCATTCAAATTCCAACCCAAGCTGGTTCCAGACGTTCAAGTTTTTCTCCCCCAACTCTGATTTCATGAAAATTGAGGTCTGGGACAAAGACAGTGGATTtgctggtgatgatgatgaccgCCTGGGAACCTGTGTAGAGCAACTGACCGCAGAAGGCAACCGGTTCCAAAATATACCCTGCACTGTGAAGCACGACGGCACCGTCCAGCTCTTTTACAAGTGCTACTAA